The proteins below are encoded in one region of Effusibacillus dendaii:
- a CDS encoding CD1247 N-terminal domain-containing protein, protein MQDLKERMAYIMGLTAGLNVDQNSAEGRILIEVLDLLDDVIRSLDTIHVQQNDLEEYVAAIDEDLTDLENDFYDEYNEEEDDVQLYSVYGSTEAEDDDVEYLEIECPNCKQMVFVDSDLFEADDVAEVLCPECNETILVNEDVSMST, encoded by the coding sequence GTGCAGGATCTAAAAGAACGTATGGCTTACATAATGGGATTAACGGCCGGTTTAAACGTCGATCAAAATTCAGCAGAAGGCCGGATTTTGATTGAAGTGTTGGATCTGTTGGATGATGTGATTCGATCGCTGGACACGATCCATGTGCAGCAGAATGACCTGGAAGAGTATGTGGCCGCCATCGATGAAGATTTGACCGATCTGGAAAATGATTTTTACGATGAATACAACGAAGAGGAAGACGATGTCCAATTGTATTCGGTGTACGGTTCTACGGAAGCGGAAGACGACGATGTGGAATACCTGGAGATCGAATGTCCGAATTGCAAACAGATGGTATTCGTCGATTCCGATTTGTTTGAAGCCGACGATGTGGCGGAAGTGCTTTGCCCCGAATGCAACGAAACGATTCTGGTTAACGAAGATGTGTCGATGTCCACCTAA
- the spoIIIAB gene encoding stage III sporulation protein SpoIIIAB, which yields MIKLIGSTLVILAATGFGLWRAGFYHERAKELQQLITALQMLETEIFYGATPLPEAFCRIGERIAGKIGLLLTESGQGLIHGDGRSAGRIFQENLLSFASKLHLKPQDFEILTALGHTLGNSDRTDQIKHIQLACTRLEAEASIAKDERDRFGKMWRYLGALTGLAVVIIMY from the coding sequence ATGATCAAATTAATCGGGTCTACGCTGGTGATTCTGGCTGCCACCGGTTTTGGTCTGTGGCGAGCAGGGTTCTATCACGAACGGGCGAAGGAACTGCAGCAACTGATTACAGCGTTGCAGATGCTGGAAACGGAAATTTTTTATGGGGCCACCCCTCTGCCGGAGGCGTTTTGCCGGATCGGTGAACGGATCGCAGGCAAAATCGGTCTGTTGCTGACAGAATCCGGGCAGGGACTGATCCACGGGGACGGCCGTTCGGCAGGCCGGATTTTTCAGGAAAACCTCCTGTCATTTGCGTCGAAGCTGCATCTTAAGCCGCAAGACTTTGAAATACTCACCGCATTAGGACATACACTAGGCAATTCGGACCGGACGGACCAGATCAAACATATTCAGCTGGCCTGCACACGCTTGGAGGCGGAAGCGTCAATCGCCAAAGACGAACGGGACCGGTTCGGCAAAATGTGGCGGTATCTGGGTGCGTTAACAGGTTTGGCCGTCGTTATCATCATGTATTGA
- a CDS encoding YhcN/YlaJ family sporulation lipoprotein, which translates to MKKMLLIPLTAVLLVTLSACAAGKSGPRTQTRTPAPAPITDYNANNPNAGNVQNPARGNTTAQNAPDGKFREAQNIANALVGRHNIQRASVFVTDQTAYVAVDIPNTVQGQLTDQIKNSVANEVRRVDPSVQQVYVSADPAVMQQFQGFSNDIRNGQPIQGLYTRFTEVIRRMMPQQR; encoded by the coding sequence ATGAAAAAGATGTTGCTGATTCCGCTCACAGCTGTTCTGTTAGTTACATTGTCCGCTTGTGCGGCAGGCAAGTCGGGTCCCCGCACGCAAACCCGTACACCCGCCCCGGCACCGATTACGGATTACAACGCGAACAATCCAAATGCCGGTAATGTACAAAATCCGGCGCGAGGCAATACCACAGCACAGAATGCGCCAGACGGAAAGTTTCGTGAGGCGCAAAATATCGCGAATGCGCTGGTTGGCAGGCACAACATACAAAGAGCAAGTGTATTTGTAACCGACCAGACCGCTTACGTGGCCGTTGACATTCCAAATACGGTGCAGGGTCAATTGACCGATCAAATCAAAAACTCGGTAGCAAATGAGGTTCGGCGCGTAGACCCGAGCGTTCAGCAGGTATATGTCTCTGCTGATCCAGCGGTCATGCAGCAGTTCCAAGGATTCAGCAACGATATTCGAAACGGGCAGCCGATTCAAGGACTGTATACCCGTTTCACGGAAGTTATCCGCCGCATGATGCCGCAGCAGCGGTAG
- the efp gene encoding elongation factor P: MISSNDFRPGVTIEYDGAIWRVIEFMHVKPGKGAAFVRTKLKNVRTGAVKEMTFNAGEKVPRARIENREMQYLYNDGDSYTFMDTETFEQIQIPASQLEYEIQFLKENMNCFVMIYEGAPIGVDLPNTVELEVVETDPGIRGNTATGGSKPAKLETGYVVQVPFFIEVGDKLIIDTRSGDYVSRA; encoded by the coding sequence ATGATTTCAAGTAACGATTTTCGACCAGGCGTAACGATTGAATATGATGGCGCCATTTGGCGTGTCATCGAATTTATGCATGTGAAGCCTGGTAAAGGCGCAGCTTTCGTCCGTACGAAACTGAAAAACGTTCGAACCGGCGCCGTTAAGGAAATGACGTTTAACGCGGGGGAAAAGGTTCCGCGTGCCCGTATTGAAAACCGTGAAATGCAATATTTGTACAATGATGGCGACTCCTATACGTTTATGGATACCGAAACGTTCGAACAGATACAAATTCCAGCCAGTCAATTGGAGTATGAAATTCAGTTTTTGAAAGAAAACATGAACTGTTTTGTGATGATTTACGAGGGTGCGCCCATCGGCGTGGATTTGCCGAACACGGTAGAACTTGAAGTGGTGGAAACAGATCCGGGTATCCGTGGTAATACAGCAACGGGCGGTTCGAAACCTGCGAAGCTGGAAACCGGATATGTAGTACAGGTTCCGTTCTTCATTGAGGTTGGGGACAAGCTGATCATTGACACCCGCTCCGGTGATTACGTATCACGCGCATAA
- a CDS encoding YqhV family protein, whose amino-acid sequence MFDVQDKLVWGMAGLRMLSGAIEVMAALLMLYYGTIERAVTVNAFLSLVGPTVLILVTTIGLIGLADKLDFSKMLIVMIGVGFILYGVRF is encoded by the coding sequence ATGTTTGACGTACAGGACAAACTGGTTTGGGGAATGGCTGGATTGCGAATGTTGTCCGGTGCTATCGAAGTTATGGCCGCCCTGTTGATGCTGTACTACGGCACAATTGAACGGGCAGTCACGGTGAACGCGTTTCTGTCGTTAGTGGGACCGACCGTACTGATTTTGGTTACGACGATTGGTTTGATTGGTCTTGCAGACAAACTCGATTTTTCCAAAATGTTGATTGTGATGATTGGCGTCGGATTTATTCTGTACGGCGTCCGTTTCTGA
- the spoIIIAA gene encoding stage III sporulation protein AA, with protein sequence MIPTNLPNEMEPVIQEQILPVLAPTIRNLISKVPSRYLKLLEEIRIRQEKPLQMYTHANDFFVDSEGLPVQESSKAYRVTEEDVAQTIQLLTRSSLYALEEELRRGYLTIAGGHRVGLTGKTVLSPDGFVQTLKQFSGLNIRIARQIPGAADSIKPYIVNPLTQRLCSSLIISPPQCGKTTLLRDLARQISDGILHPKLRGLKVGIVDERSELAGSVNGVAQHAIGCRTDVLDGCPKAEGMLMMIRSMSPDVLITDEVGREEDRDAIREAVHAGVTVIASAHGVSLQEVCQRPALQALFDTRSFERYIVLSRRAGPITLETVHDNQGNCLYERKGRLA encoded by the coding sequence GTGATCCCAACAAATTTGCCAAACGAAATGGAACCGGTTATACAGGAACAGATTTTGCCTGTATTGGCGCCAACCATTCGAAACCTGATCAGTAAAGTGCCGTCCCGGTATCTCAAACTTCTGGAAGAAATTCGCATTCGGCAGGAGAAACCGCTGCAAATGTATACGCACGCAAATGATTTTTTTGTAGATTCGGAAGGGTTGCCCGTACAGGAGTCATCTAAAGCCTACCGTGTGACAGAAGAGGATGTGGCACAGACCATCCAACTGTTAACCCGCTCTTCTCTCTATGCGCTGGAAGAAGAATTAAGACGCGGTTATCTCACGATCGCAGGCGGGCACCGGGTCGGTTTAACCGGTAAAACGGTGCTGTCACCAGACGGATTTGTGCAAACCCTAAAACAATTCAGCGGCCTGAATATACGAATTGCAAGACAGATTCCGGGAGCGGCCGATTCGATCAAACCGTACATCGTGAACCCGCTTACCCAACGATTGTGCAGCAGCCTTATTATATCACCGCCGCAATGCGGAAAAACCACGTTGCTGCGCGATCTCGCCAGACAAATCAGCGACGGCATCCTGCATCCAAAACTGCGGGGGCTAAAAGTCGGCATCGTCGACGAAAGATCCGAATTGGCCGGTTCCGTAAACGGGGTGGCACAGCATGCGATAGGTTGTCGGACCGACGTGTTGGACGGCTGCCCGAAAGCGGAAGGGATGCTGATGATGATCCGGTCCATGTCACCCGATGTGCTGATCACGGATGAAGTGGGCCGGGAGGAAGATCGCGACGCCATTCGCGAAGCGGTCCATGCAGGTGTGACAGTCATTGCATCCGCGCATGGCGTCTCGTTGCAGGAAGTTTGTCAGCGTCCTGCGCTGCAGGCGTTATTTGATACCCGATCGTTTGAGCGATATATCGTTTTATCGCGAAGAGCGGGTCCGATTACGCTGGAAACGGTCCATGACAACCAGGGAAATTGTTTGTACGAGAGAAAGGGTCGACTTGCATGA
- a CDS encoding MFS transporter, producing the protein MEEYGIKRVMVYALTLLAMGAGLSGWMKTTWAFSLLWGLIIGIGTGFTSAVLGVVITNRWFKERKGLVMGILTSSTATGQLVFLPLV; encoded by the coding sequence ATGGAGGAGTACGGAATTAAACGTGTCATGGTATACGCACTCACGTTGTTGGCAATGGGGGCCGGGCTTTCCGGATGGATGAAGACTACCTGGGCGTTTTCTCTATTGTGGGGACTGATAATTGGAATCGGTACAGGATTTACGTCTGCCGTACTTGGAGTTGTTATAACCAATCGCTGGTTTAAAGAACGGAAAGGGTTGGTCATGGGAATTCTCACGTCAAGCACCGCAACGGGGCAGCTTGTTTTCTTGCCATTAGTGTAA
- the gcvPB gene encoding aminomethyl-transferring glycine dehydrogenase subunit GcvPB, with protein MRQENNQPLIFELSRPDRMACDLPLCDVPEQKLEAMIPDGYLRQQAAELPEVSEVDLIRHFTALSRRNYGVDNGFYPLGSCTMKYNPKRNERMARLSGFASIHPYQPSETVQGALELLYNLQTELQEITGMDRVSLQPAAGAQGEWTGLMLIRAYHESRGEKRNKVIVPDTAHGTNPASATVAGYDTITIKSNERGGVDLDSLRQAVGSDTAALMLTNPSTLGLFEEDIVEIARIVHEAGGLLYYDGANANAILGYARPGDMGFDVVHLNLHKTFSTPHGGGGPGAGPVGVKKELIPFLPVPVIEYQDGQYVLDYNRPQSIGKVKGFYGNFGVLVRAYAYIRTMGPDGLKRVTEDAVLNANYMMRRLQPYFDLPYDRICKHEFVLSGKRQKAQGIKTLDIAKRILDFGFHPPTIYFPLNVEEAMMIEPTETENIDTLDQFIETLIRIAKEAEQTPDVIKHAPHTTLVNRLDETTAARNPVLRYQK; from the coding sequence ATGAGACAGGAAAACAATCAACCGTTGATTTTTGAACTTTCACGGCCGGACCGCATGGCCTGCGATTTGCCTCTTTGTGATGTGCCGGAACAGAAACTGGAGGCGATGATCCCGGACGGGTATCTGCGTCAACAGGCGGCAGAACTGCCGGAGGTCAGCGAGGTCGATTTGATCCGCCATTTCACCGCTTTGTCGCGCCGCAACTATGGCGTCGATAACGGATTTTACCCGCTCGGTTCCTGTACGATGAAATACAATCCGAAACGGAACGAACGAATGGCCCGCTTGAGCGGGTTTGCCTCGATTCATCCTTACCAGCCGAGCGAGACGGTACAGGGCGCACTGGAACTGTTATACAACCTGCAAACGGAACTGCAGGAGATTACGGGTATGGACCGCGTGTCACTGCAGCCGGCAGCCGGTGCGCAAGGGGAGTGGACCGGTCTGATGCTGATTCGTGCCTACCATGAATCGCGCGGCGAAAAGCGGAATAAAGTGATTGTTCCTGATACGGCGCATGGCACGAACCCGGCATCTGCCACAGTAGCGGGTTACGATACGATTACGATCAAATCGAACGAGCGGGGCGGTGTCGATCTCGATTCGCTGCGCCAGGCGGTCGGTTCCGATACAGCGGCCCTGATGTTGACGAACCCCTCCACGCTGGGGCTGTTTGAGGAAGATATCGTAGAAATTGCCCGGATTGTGCATGAGGCAGGCGGCCTGCTCTATTATGACGGGGCGAATGCGAATGCAATCCTTGGTTACGCACGTCCTGGCGACATGGGATTTGACGTGGTGCACCTGAATTTGCACAAAACGTTTTCGACTCCGCACGGAGGCGGCGGACCGGGGGCGGGACCGGTGGGTGTGAAGAAAGAACTGATCCCATTTTTGCCGGTTCCTGTAATTGAATATCAGGATGGGCAGTATGTACTTGATTACAACCGTCCGCAATCGATCGGAAAAGTGAAAGGGTTTTACGGGAATTTTGGCGTATTGGTACGCGCTTACGCGTATATTCGTACGATGGGGCCGGACGGACTGAAACGGGTAACGGAAGATGCCGTTCTTAACGCCAATTATATGATGCGCCGACTGCAGCCGTATTTTGATTTGCCGTATGATCGGATCTGCAAGCATGAATTCGTTTTGTCGGGCAAACGGCAAAAAGCGCAAGGCATCAAGACGCTCGATATAGCGAAGCGAATTCTCGATTTTGGATTCCATCCGCCGACGATCTACTTCCCGTTAAACGTAGAGGAAGCGATGATGATTGAACCGACCGAGACGGAAAACATCGACACACTGGACCAGTTTATTGAAACGCTGATCCGGATTGCAAAAGAAGCAGAACAAACGCCTGACGTCATTAAACATGCGCCGCATACGACGCTGGTTAACCGGTTGGATGAAACAACTGCTGCCAGAAACCCGGTTTTGCGTTACCAGAAATAA
- the aroQ gene encoding type II 3-dehydroquinate dehydratase produces the protein MAQILVIHGPNLNLLGRREPQIYGTATLEDINRQLAEAARPFPVELDFFQSNHEGEIIDRIHAAFGKAAGILINPGAYTHYSIAIRDAISSVSIPTVEVHLSNIHAREEFRHHSVIAPVAVGQISGFGEYGYTLGLFALVDFIQRKGTLA, from the coding sequence GTGGCTCAAATTCTTGTCATTCACGGTCCGAATCTGAACTTGCTGGGGCGGCGCGAGCCGCAGATATACGGTACCGCCACATTGGAAGACATTAACCGGCAGTTGGCGGAGGCGGCACGTCCATTTCCGGTTGAACTTGATTTTTTTCAGTCGAATCACGAAGGGGAAATCATAGATCGGATTCATGCGGCGTTTGGCAAGGCAGCAGGAATTTTGATCAATCCGGGTGCATATACGCATTATAGTATTGCGATTCGCGATGCGATCAGCAGCGTTTCGATTCCGACTGTGGAAGTGCACCTGTCGAACATCCATGCACGGGAGGAGTTTCGCCATCATTCGGTGATTGCGCCTGTTGCTGTCGGGCAAATCAGCGGTTTCGGCGAATACGGATATACGTTGGGATTGTTCGCTTTGGTGGACTTTATACAGCGGAAGGGGACGCTCGCCTGA
- a CDS encoding histidine phosphatase family protein, with protein sequence MMTEICLVRHGETAWNREARMQGSQDTPLSEVGIRQARIAAAQLAKESWDVIYSSDLSRAKHTAEEANEHLQIPHYVEKGLRERSYGILEGMIRSDIEQMYPGVFSGETNHEIAGLESFESLSQRVKDTIETIARRHPGQRILIFTHGGTINAFLHAITGQKAGKIGNTAITRVRFDNQEWYVDCVNDCSHLTETPVE encoded by the coding sequence ATGATGACAGAGATATGCTTGGTAAGACATGGGGAAACCGCCTGGAACCGGGAAGCTCGCATGCAAGGTTCACAGGATACTCCTTTGTCTGAAGTTGGCATCCGGCAGGCCCGGATTGCTGCCGCTCAACTGGCGAAAGAATCGTGGGATGTGATTTATTCGAGTGATTTGTCGCGTGCCAAGCATACGGCCGAAGAGGCAAACGAACATCTGCAAATTCCCCATTATGTGGAGAAGGGACTTCGGGAACGCAGTTATGGGATTTTGGAAGGGATGATCCGATCCGATATTGAACAGATGTATCCAGGTGTATTCTCTGGGGAAACGAATCACGAAATCGCAGGCTTGGAGTCTTTTGAATCGTTGAGTCAGCGCGTAAAAGATACGATTGAAACGATTGCCCGCCGTCATCCAGGTCAACGAATCCTGATTTTTACGCACGGGGGCACGATCAATGCGTTTCTGCATGCGATTACCGGCCAGAAAGCGGGGAAAATCGGCAATACCGCTATCACCAGAGTCCGCTTCGACAACCAAGAGTGGTATGTGGATTGCGTCAACGATTGTTCCCATTTGACGGAAACTCCGGTGGAGTAA
- a CDS encoding M24 family metallopeptidase, giving the protein MRDRLTRLREGMASQSIDGILILKPENRRYISGFTGTAAYLLISDKEAVLITDFRYMEQAQKQAPDFRVVKHGAMAVDTIREESNRLGIKRLGFEEDHMTYAMYASYKDSLAPVELVPTKGLTDKPRMRKDQVEIGILKQAAEIADAAFSHILGYLRPGISERDVAIELEFFMRRQGAAGPSFDTIVASGVRSSLPHGVASDKKLEQGDFVTLDFGALYKGYCSDITRTVVIGEPSDKQREIYEIVLAAQLHALQNIKPGMTGKEADALARSLIASKGYGEQFGHSLGHGIGLNIHEEPRLSTASDVELLPGMVVTVEPGIYIPGFGGVRIEDDVVITETGIEILTSSTKDLLALS; this is encoded by the coding sequence ATGAGGGATCGGTTGACTAGATTACGGGAAGGAATGGCTTCCCAATCGATTGACGGGATTCTGATTCTCAAACCGGAGAACCGGAGATACATAAGCGGATTTACCGGAACGGCTGCTTATCTGTTGATTTCTGACAAAGAAGCGGTGCTGATAACCGATTTTCGTTACATGGAACAGGCGCAGAAGCAGGCTCCCGATTTTCGGGTGGTTAAACACGGTGCGATGGCAGTAGATACCATTCGGGAAGAGTCGAACCGATTGGGTATCAAGCGGTTGGGGTTTGAAGAAGACCATATGACATACGCCATGTATGCCTCATACAAAGACTCACTGGCTCCTGTCGAGTTGGTTCCGACGAAAGGGTTGACCGATAAGCCGCGCATGAGGAAAGATCAGGTGGAAATTGGGATATTGAAACAGGCGGCAGAAATTGCCGATGCCGCTTTTTCCCATATTTTAGGTTATTTGCGACCGGGAATCAGCGAACGGGACGTGGCGATCGAGCTGGAGTTTTTTATGCGGCGGCAGGGGGCGGCAGGTCCTTCGTTTGATACGATTGTCGCATCCGGAGTCCGGTCCAGTTTGCCGCATGGTGTCGCATCTGACAAGAAACTGGAACAGGGCGATTTTGTTACATTGGATTTTGGCGCCCTGTACAAGGGGTATTGTTCAGACATTACCCGTACCGTGGTGATTGGGGAGCCGTCCGACAAACAGCGAGAAATTTATGAAATTGTACTCGCTGCCCAGCTTCATGCACTGCAAAATATTAAGCCCGGCATGACGGGGAAAGAAGCGGATGCGCTGGCCCGAAGCCTTATTGCATCAAAAGGATATGGCGAGCAGTTTGGTCACAGCCTTGGGCACGGTATCGGTTTAAATATACATGAAGAACCACGTTTGTCGACCGCTTCCGATGTGGAACTGTTGCCCGGTATGGTGGTGACTGTGGAACCAGGAATTTATATCCCCGGATTTGGCGGCGTTCGAATTGAAGACGATGTTGTCATCACAGAAACGGGAATTGAGATTCTGACCAGTTCCACCAAGGACTTGTTGGCTCTTTCATAA
- the spoIIIAC gene encoding stage III sporulation protein AC, with translation MISVAVSTILQIAGIGFLTAVLHTVLKLAGKEEFANWTTLTGVAVALLLVLSKLDDLLTQITSVFRFQ, from the coding sequence ATGATTTCTGTTGCTGTCAGTACAATTTTGCAGATTGCCGGAATCGGATTTTTGACGGCGGTCTTGCATACAGTTCTGAAGCTGGCCGGTAAAGAAGAGTTTGCCAATTGGACGACCCTTACCGGAGTGGCCGTGGCGCTGTTGTTGGTGCTGTCCAAACTGGATGATCTGCTGACGCAAATCACAAGCGTTTTCCGGTTTCAATAA
- the spoIIIAD gene encoding stage III sporulation protein AD, whose amino-acid sequence MDILQLVGLGLIAAFLVLTVKLQSPIAALLISLLTGVFLFAFLAPPIRLIFQEIERLALQANVDLKLLGTILKIIAIAYIAEFGAQLVRDTGESGIASKIEFAGKILILVLAIPVVRVVIDTIMQVMVRGGAG is encoded by the coding sequence ATGGATATACTGCAACTCGTCGGCCTGGGTTTGATTGCCGCCTTTCTGGTACTGACTGTCAAATTGCAATCCCCCATCGCAGCGCTTTTGATTTCTTTGTTGACTGGCGTCTTTCTGTTTGCGTTTCTGGCGCCGCCGATCCGTTTAATCTTCCAGGAAATTGAACGGTTAGCGCTGCAGGCGAATGTGGATCTGAAATTGCTTGGCACCATCCTGAAAATTATAGCGATCGCGTATATCGCGGAGTTTGGCGCCCAACTGGTGCGTGATACAGGAGAGTCGGGGATTGCATCCAAAATCGAATTTGCCGGCAAGATCTTGATTTTGGTTTTGGCGATTCCGGTTGTTCGTGTGGTGATCGATACGATTATGCAGGTGATGGTCCGGGGGGGAGCCGGATGA
- the spoIIIAE gene encoding stage III sporulation protein AE codes for MRSRTFCIVCMLLFFWIGWLPASVATASGQPPRMSAGQLAAPSSDISSPAAASPAAPSPAGPEPAADTTTDTGDMDRFWRDLVDQYSSFLPSTSSPNVITLMKDEGFSLQGILRGLVKFLFYEIAQNSVLLGSILVLAVLSALLENLQNAFERNNVSQIGFAVISIALIVLSVNSFMQAIGYAKQAIETMSSFMMGSIPLLLALMASSGAVTSTTLLYPTIVFVVNAFAGIVTYVVFPLIFFSAVMLMISEFSSRYKLSQLGGFLRTVGNWVLGAAFVVFLGVMAVKGSMGGIADGIALRTAKFATSTLIPVVGKMFSDSIDTVVGASMLVKNSIGVAGLIILALICTFPALKIISLAIVYSLSGAVMQPLGNSPVTSCLSTIGKTLFIVFSAMGTVGFMFFLSITMILMAGNIQLMVR; via the coding sequence ATGAGAAGCCGAACGTTTTGCATCGTGTGTATGTTGCTTTTCTTTTGGATCGGCTGGCTTCCCGCATCAGTTGCGACCGCTTCCGGACAGCCGCCGCGCATGTCGGCAGGACAGCTGGCTGCGCCAAGTTCTGACATCTCAAGCCCTGCCGCCGCAAGTCCAGCTGCTCCGTCCCCAGCCGGCCCGGAACCTGCGGCAGACACAACGACTGATACGGGAGATATGGACCGATTTTGGCGGGATTTGGTGGACCAATACAGCAGCTTCCTGCCGAGCACCTCTTCGCCAAACGTCATTACTCTGATGAAAGACGAAGGATTTTCCTTGCAGGGCATACTGCGTGGACTGGTCAAGTTTCTGTTTTACGAAATTGCGCAAAATTCCGTTTTGCTGGGGAGCATTCTGGTACTGGCCGTTCTCTCCGCCCTGCTGGAGAATTTGCAAAATGCGTTTGAACGAAACAATGTCTCGCAAATCGGGTTTGCTGTCATATCGATTGCATTGATTGTCTTGTCGGTCAATTCCTTTATGCAGGCGATCGGATATGCAAAACAGGCGATCGAAACGATGAGCAGCTTTATGATGGGCAGCATTCCGCTTTTGTTGGCATTAATGGCGTCTTCCGGAGCAGTAACGTCGACGACGCTTCTCTATCCAACCATTGTGTTTGTCGTAAATGCATTTGCCGGTATCGTCACGTATGTGGTGTTTCCGCTGATTTTCTTTTCCGCCGTGATGCTGATGATTTCCGAGTTTTCCAGCAGATACAAGCTGTCGCAACTGGGCGGATTTTTGCGGACGGTGGGCAATTGGGTGTTGGGCGCTGCGTTTGTCGTATTTTTGGGCGTAATGGCTGTCAAAGGGTCAATGGGAGGCATCGCTGATGGAATTGCGCTGCGTACGGCCAAATTTGCCACTTCTACCTTGATACCGGTCGTCGGCAAAATGTTCTCCGACTCGATTGATACAGTGGTGGGCGCGTCTATGCTTGTAAAAAACTCGATTGGAGTAGCCGGACTTATCATTTTGGCGTTAATCTGTACATTCCCGGCGTTGAAAATTATCAGCCTGGCGATTGTTTATTCCCTTTCAGGCGCAGTCATGCAGCCGTTGGGCAATTCCCCGGTGACATCCTGTTTATCGACAATCGGAAAGACGCTGTTCATCGTTTTTTCCGCAATGGGGACGGTTGGATTCATGTTTTTTCTCTCCATCACCATGATTTTGATGGCTGGCAATATTCAATTGATGGTGAGGTGA